One Sphingopyxis macrogoltabida genomic region harbors:
- the ribH gene encoding 6,7-dimethyl-8-ribityllumazine synthase — protein sequence MAHVLIVEARFYSHLNDMLIDGVKSALEAEGHSHETVTVPGALEVPAAISLAADSGRYDAYVALGVVIRGETYHFEVVSNESARGIMALTLDGLAIGNGILTVENEEQALARADKTRKDKGGEAAKAALAMLSLKEQFGIG from the coding sequence ATGGCGCATGTGCTGATCGTCGAAGCCCGCTTTTACAGCCACCTGAACGACATGCTGATCGACGGCGTCAAGAGCGCGCTCGAGGCCGAAGGGCATAGCCACGAGACGGTGACCGTCCCCGGCGCGCTCGAAGTGCCGGCCGCGATCTCGCTTGCCGCCGACAGCGGCCGCTATGATGCCTATGTCGCCCTGGGGGTCGTGATCCGCGGCGAAACCTATCATTTCGAGGTGGTCTCGAACGAAAGCGCGCGCGGCATCATGGCGCTGACCCTCGACGGCCTTGCGATCGGCAACGGCATCCTCACGGTCGAAAATGAGGAACAGGCGCTTGCGCGCGCCGACAAGACGCGCAAGGATAAGGGCGGCGAAGCGGCGAAGGCCGCGCTCGCGATGCTGTCCCTGAAGGAACAATTCGGCATTGGCTGA
- the ribB gene encoding 3,4-dihydroxy-2-butanone-4-phosphate synthase — MSTQLIDRIRGIVDDGTMSRSGLARAAGLHANSLRDLDSPGWNPTAETLRKLENWLANGSDLSPMATPEEIIAEARNGRMFILVDDEDRENEGDLVIPAQMATPDAVNFMATHGRGLICLTLTKARVDLLGLELMSRANGTRHETAFTTSIEAREGVTTGISAADRARTVSVAIDGAKGRDDIVTPGHVFPLIARDGGVLVRAGHTEASVDIARLAGLNPSGVICEIMNDDGSMARLDDLIPFARRHGLKIGTIADLIAYRHRNDRLVECVADEPFESDYGGDWRLKSYRNKIDGSINMVLQKGAVDPDSVTLVRMHPVSLLDDLMGRPGARKRRLQRSMDAIGEAGSGVIVLLMRPLPGSAEAEATPPPSGGMDLRTYGIGAQILADLGVHAMELLTPSHNNLVGLEGYGLSVVGERSIPGEAA, encoded by the coding sequence ATGTCTACACAGCTCATCGACCGCATTCGCGGCATCGTCGACGACGGGACCATGTCCCGTTCGGGTCTCGCGCGCGCCGCCGGCCTGCACGCCAACAGCCTGCGCGACCTCGATTCGCCCGGCTGGAACCCGACCGCGGAGACGCTGCGCAAGCTCGAAAACTGGCTCGCGAACGGCAGCGACCTGTCGCCGATGGCGACCCCCGAGGAAATCATCGCCGAGGCGCGCAATGGCCGCATGTTCATCCTCGTCGACGACGAGGATCGCGAGAATGAAGGCGATCTGGTCATTCCGGCGCAGATGGCGACTCCCGATGCGGTCAATTTCATGGCGACGCACGGCCGCGGGCTGATCTGCCTGACGCTGACGAAAGCGCGCGTCGACCTGCTCGGGCTCGAACTCATGAGCCGCGCCAACGGCACGCGCCACGAAACGGCGTTCACCACCTCGATCGAGGCGCGCGAGGGCGTCACCACCGGCATTTCGGCGGCCGACCGCGCCCGCACCGTCTCGGTCGCGATCGACGGCGCCAAGGGCCGCGACGATATCGTCACCCCCGGCCATGTCTTTCCGCTGATCGCCCGCGACGGCGGCGTGCTCGTCCGCGCCGGCCATACCGAGGCGTCGGTCGACATCGCGCGGTTGGCAGGGCTCAACCCGTCGGGCGTGATCTGCGAGATCATGAACGACGACGGGTCGATGGCGCGGCTCGACGACCTCATCCCCTTCGCGCGGCGCCACGGGCTGAAGATCGGGACGATCGCCGACCTGATCGCCTATCGCCATCGCAACGACCGGCTGGTCGAATGCGTCGCCGACGAACCGTTCGAATCGGATTACGGCGGCGACTGGCGGCTCAAATCCTACCGCAACAAGATCGACGGCAGCATCAACATGGTGCTCCAGAAGGGCGCGGTCGATCCCGACAGCGTGACGCTGGTGCGCATGCACCCGGTGTCGCTGCTCGACGACCTGATGGGCCGTCCGGGCGCGCGTAAGCGCCGCCTGCAGCGCTCGATGGACGCGATCGGCGAAGCGGGATCGGGGGTCATCGTCCTGCTGATGCGCCCGCTGCCCGGGTCGGCCGAGGCCGAAGCGACACCGCCGCCGAGCGGCGGCATGGACCTCAGGACCTATGGTATCGGCGCCCAGATCCTCGCCGACCTTGGCGTCCATGCGATGGAACTGCTCACCCCCTCGCACAACAATCTCGTCGGCCTCGAAGGCTATGGCCTGTCGGTCGTCGGCGAACGCTCGATCCCCGGGGAGGCCGCATAA
- a CDS encoding ankyrin repeat domain-containing protein, translating into MFRRVKFRFIAPLLAVAIGAGAFTASPALAQFRGGFAFLQAVENRDGTKATDALKDDATLVNTRHPDRGETALAIVTKRRDTSWLRFLISKGADPSIADRQGVTPLMHAALLNYVDGAQELLDDKAPVDQVNRRGETALILAVQAKNAAMVRLLVKNGANADKADHIAGMSARDYAKRDDRTGQLLALIEAKPDGAPRDNSAVFGPK; encoded by the coding sequence ATGTTCCGACGCGTGAAATTCCGTTTCATCGCACCCTTGCTCGCCGTGGCCATCGGCGCCGGGGCGTTTACCGCGTCGCCGGCGCTCGCGCAGTTCCGCGGCGGCTTTGCGTTCCTGCAGGCGGTCGAGAACCGCGACGGCACCAAGGCGACCGACGCGCTGAAGGACGACGCCACGCTCGTCAACACCCGCCACCCCGACCGCGGCGAGACCGCGCTGGCGATCGTCACCAAACGCCGCGATACGAGCTGGCTGCGCTTCCTGATCAGCAAGGGCGCCGATCCCTCGATTGCCGACCGACAGGGGGTGACGCCGCTGATGCACGCGGCGCTGCTCAACTATGTCGATGGCGCGCAGGAATTGCTCGATGACAAGGCACCGGTCGACCAGGTCAACCGCCGCGGTGAAACCGCGCTGATCCTTGCCGTGCAGGCAAAAAATGCGGCGATGGTCCGCCTGCTCGTCAAGAACGGTGCCAACGCCGACAAGGCCGACCATATCGCCGGCATGTCGGCGCGCGACTATGCCAAGCGCGACGATCGGACCGGCCAATTGCTGGCCCTGATCGAGGCGAAGCCCGATGGCGCGCCGCGCGACAATAGCGCGGTGTTCGGACCGAAATGA
- a CDS encoding SCO family protein gives MMNIAIMGQKLVRSSLLLFFTAALAGCGGPAASPPAAKPPLEGARIGGPFTLTDQNGKTVKDSDFAGKYRLVYFGYSFCPDICPVDLQKLMRGLSQFEKADAARGAKVAPLFITVDPARDTPEALKPFVARYHPRLLGLTGTPEQIAAVAKAYVVTYHKVEGSAPDRYLMAHSQLAFLMDPDGKPLALVPLDDPSTDPDEGAPDKVAAELAKWVK, from the coding sequence ATGATGAATATCGCAATTATGGGACAAAAGCTTGTCCGTTCAAGCCTGCTGCTGTTCTTTACCGCGGCGCTTGCCGGATGCGGCGGTCCCGCGGCGTCGCCGCCCGCCGCAAAGCCGCCGCTCGAAGGGGCGCGGATCGGCGGCCCGTTCACGCTGACCGATCAGAATGGCAAGACGGTCAAGGACAGCGATTTCGCCGGAAAATATCGTCTCGTCTATTTCGGCTACAGCTTCTGCCCCGACATTTGCCCCGTCGACCTGCAAAAGCTGATGCGCGGCCTGTCGCAATTCGAAAAGGCCGATGCCGCGCGCGGCGCCAAGGTCGCGCCGCTCTTCATCACCGTCGATCCGGCGCGCGACACGCCCGAAGCGCTGAAGCCCTTCGTGGCACGCTATCACCCGCGTCTGCTCGGACTGACCGGCACGCCCGAGCAGATCGCGGCGGTGGCGAAGGCCTATGTCGTCACCTATCACAAGGTCGAGGGCTCGGCGCCCGACCGCTATCTGATGGCGCACAGCCAGCTCGCCTTCCTGATGGACCCCGACGGCAAGCCGCTGGCGCTCGTGCCGCTCGACGACCCGTCGACCGATCCCGACGAGGGCGCGCCCGACAAGGTTGCCGCCGAGCTGGCGAAATGGGTGAAATGA
- a CDS encoding YcgN family cysteine cluster protein: MAGATSQRPFWEAPLASLDAGQWEALCDGCGKCCLHKLEDEDTGRIYPTNVACRLLDLKTARCGDYKHRRLHVPDCLTLTKAKVDGIEWLPQTCAYRLRAEGEPLPDWHYLVCGDRDAVHRAGESIVGWTVSEDMAGPLENHLVERIV, encoded by the coding sequence ATGGCGGGGGCGACATCGCAGCGCCCCTTTTGGGAAGCGCCGCTCGCCAGCCTCGACGCGGGTCAGTGGGAGGCGCTGTGCGACGGCTGCGGCAAATGCTGCCTGCACAAGCTGGAGGATGAAGACACCGGCCGCATCTATCCGACCAATGTCGCGTGCCGGCTGCTCGACCTCAAAACCGCGCGCTGCGGCGATTACAAGCATCGCCGCCTCCACGTCCCCGATTGCCTGACGCTAACCAAGGCCAAGGTCGACGGCATCGAATGGCTGCCCCAGACCTGCGCCTATCGCCTGCGCGCCGAGGGCGAGCCCTTGCCCGACTGGCATTATCTGGTCTGCGGCGACCGCGATGCCGTCCACCGCGCCGGCGAATCTATCGTCGGCTGGACGGTCAGCGAGGATATGGCCGGGCCGCTCGAGAATCACCTTGTCGAACGCATCGTCTGA